In a single window of the Acyrthosiphon pisum isolate AL4f chromosome X, pea_aphid_22Mar2018_4r6ur, whole genome shotgun sequence genome:
- the LOC103307945 gene encoding zinc finger MYM-type protein 1-like: protein MFSIQNQIIEACNKLILNKIVDKINKSQCFSILADETTDVSNIEQLSLCVRYVNNNNMLNEDFIQFIAIHSLTGLDLATSILKGLSDCGVNSEYIYGQGYDRASNMAGQFKSVQKIRDKYPNALYVHCSAHSLNLAVSSSSNIKPIRNSLNFISIEWKDSSSTDANMFLKCIQDSEFLVSLYVTKERIDLKKTVDIVENLIQSLMNIREDAQHEFKRIVDEAQTMAELIGTSISRKRITSKKTNRANPQNLKSTKDYYRVTVFLPYIDNFISQLKDRFVNHKNVLRGFECLFHSEFSNEDRNEFQHLIELYSPAIDRHNVLAELKMWKLKLASSSNEITKTGIEAFLNCDKDIKLLLKIFVTLPVSTATPERSFSSLKRLKTHLRNTMNETRLNGLSLLSVHRNIDLSAEEVIDELSKTSRKLDFVL from the exons aTGTTCAG tatacaaaatcAGATAATTGAAGCTTGCAATAaactcattttaaataaaattgtggacaaaataaataaatcgcaaTGTTTCTCAATTTTGGCCGACGAGACAACTGATGTATCAAATATAGAGCAGTTGTCACTTTGTGTTAGATATGTTAACAACAATAACATGCTAAATGAAGATTTTATTCAGTTTATTGCTATTCATAGCCTAACAGGTTTAGACTTGGCTACATCTATATTAAAAG GTTTAAGTGATTGTGGAGTAAATTCCGAGTATATATACGGGCAAGGCTATGATAGAGCTAGCAATATGGCAGGGCAATTTAAAAGTGTTCAAAAAATAAGAGATAAATACCCTAACGCTCTATACGTACACTGTTCAGCGCATTCCCTGAACTTAGCAGTTTCATCTTCTAGCAATATAAAACCAATTAGAAACT CTCTAAATTTCATATCTATTGAATGGAAAGATTCATCTTCCACTGAtgcaaatatgtttttaaaatgtattcaagatTCAGAGTTCTTAGTTTCCCTTTATGTTACAAAG GAAAGAATAGATCTGAAGAAAACGGTTGATATTGTGGAAAACTTAATACAATCATTAATGAATATTAGAGAAGATGCCCAACATGAATTTAAGAGAATAGTTGACGAAGCTCAG ACAATGGCTGAATTAATTGGAACATCAATCTCTAGAAAAAGAATTACATCAAAGAAAACCAATCGAGCAAatcctcaaaatttaaaatctaccAAGGATTATTATCGAGTAACTGTGTTTTTGCCATACATTGATAATTTCATTTCTCAACTGAAAGATAGATTTGTGAATCATAAAAACGTTTTAAGAG gaTTCGAGTGCCTATTTCATTCAGAATTTTCCAATGAAGACAGAAATGAATTTCAGCACCTAATTGAACTATATTCTCCTGCAATTGATAGGCACAATGTGCTTGCAGAACTGAAGATGTGGAAATTAAAACTAGCCTCCAGTAGTAACGAAATAACTAAAACTGGGATAGAAGCGTTCCTTAACTGCGATAAAGACATTAAACttctcttaaaaatatttgtgacaTTGCCTGTGTCAACTGCAACTCCTGAGAGGAGTTTTTCTAGTCTAAAAAGGCTTAAAACGCATCTACGTAATACAATGAATGAG ACACGGCTGAATGGATTGTCATTACTATCAGTTCATAGAAATATTGATTTATCCGCGGAAGAAGTCATAGACGAATTGTCCAAAACATCTAGAAAACTAGactttgttttgtaa